One segment of Agrococcus sp. ProA11 DNA contains the following:
- the efp gene encoding elongation factor P, with the protein MATTNDIKNGAVLNLDGQLWTVIEFQHVKPGKGGAFVRTKLRNARSQKTVDKTFNAGQKMEFATVDRRDYQFLYNDGTDFVFMDNDTYEQLPIPAETVGDGAKFLLENGTATISMHEGEALQVELPASVVLEITYTEPGLQGDRSSAGTKSATVETGAEIQVPLFVEQGTRVKVDTRDGSYLGRIND; encoded by the coding sequence ATGGCAACCACGAACGACATCAAGAACGGCGCGGTGCTCAACCTCGACGGTCAGCTCTGGACCGTCATCGAGTTCCAGCACGTCAAGCCCGGCAAGGGCGGTGCATTCGTGCGCACCAAGCTGCGCAACGCGCGCAGCCAGAAGACGGTCGACAAGACCTTCAACGCAGGCCAGAAGATGGAGTTCGCAACAGTCGACCGTCGCGACTACCAGTTCCTCTACAACGACGGCACCGACTTCGTGTTCATGGACAACGACACGTACGAGCAGCTGCCGATCCCGGCCGAGACCGTCGGCGACGGCGCCAAGTTCCTGCTCGAGAACGGCACCGCGACCATCTCGATGCACGAGGGCGAGGCGCTGCAGGTCGAGCTGCCCGCATCCGTCGTGCTCGAGATCACCTACACCGAGCCCGGCCTGCAGGGCGACCGCTCGAGCGCCGGCACGAAGTCGGCCACGGTCGAGACGGGCGCCGAGATCCAGGTGCCGCTGTTCGTCGAGCAGGGCACCCGCGTCAAGGTCGACACGCGCGACGGCAGCTACCTCGGCCGGATCAACGACTGA
- the nusB gene encoding transcription antitermination factor NusB: MSATNPATESYPSRRKARKHAVEVLYSANARGEAPTTVLRDTADRLGWASHGWFAFAHELVAGVADETEALDELIASSSEHWPIDRMPRTDLAILRVGAWELEHETAPVSVVISEAVHLANELSTDRSGSFINGVLGKIAAQRG, encoded by the coding sequence GTGTCGGCGACGAACCCCGCGACCGAGTCCTATCCGTCGCGCCGCAAGGCTCGCAAGCACGCCGTCGAGGTGCTGTACTCGGCGAATGCGCGCGGTGAGGCGCCGACGACGGTGCTGCGCGACACTGCAGACAGGCTCGGCTGGGCCTCGCACGGCTGGTTCGCCTTCGCCCACGAGCTCGTGGCTGGGGTCGCCGACGAGACCGAGGCGCTCGACGAGCTCATCGCGTCGTCCAGCGAGCACTGGCCCATCGATCGGATGCCGCGCACCGACCTCGCGATCCTGCGGGTCGGCGCATGGGAGCTCGAGCACGAGACCGCTCCGGTGAGCGTCGTCATCTCGGAGGCCGTGCACCTCGCCAATGAGCTCTCGACAGACCGCTCTGGCTCGTTCATCAACGGCGTGCTCGGAAAGATCGCGGCGCAGCGAGGCTGA
- a CDS encoding DUF222 domain-containing protein — protein sequence MHALPGDGQESKVTSIEQVGVAVEAARAALADADSLSRAPHEEIAALLARTAELSRVVGGLQLRVVEQVAARSTGPAEEALCRRLGQRSAKEAVAHAFGVRAGDAQGLLALAAATTASVSLTGAELAARYPHVAGALGEGAVSVAQARAIVGTLEPAAPRADLEQLAWAEAQLVEVATDPTGPLVPELLVTQARAYAALLDPDGALPADERLRAMRSVRQRQRPDGIWQTTLLSPPEDGSALKAFMDAYSSPRVQVAFHDTDPGTDPAAGSGEGDGDADGGVVDDRTREQRRHDAFMALVRQHAASGTAPTAGGEPPTLVFHGNIAAYTAYLLGTEHPERTLRIEHTGDLLPIETVDRLLCSAQVQHSVVDETGHVLALGRTQRLFSRAQHRALAIRDRGCRVKGCGMPVAWTEAHHIIWWQHGGDTDIDNGILVCSYHHHEIHAGRLHVERAGDQPGSWRIVAALRPPDRYARTTRAPATAGAITAASNGPVPRYERIIERSVDDAAAPHHVRAQGGRSPRDAAPRVAGARHRRRIPSLVEASVGHRLHVRGTRGRALAACDHLPRARIVMRR from the coding sequence GTGCATGCGCTCCCCGGCGACGGGCAGGAGTCGAAGGTGACGAGCATCGAGCAGGTGGGGGTGGCGGTCGAGGCCGCGCGTGCCGCGCTCGCCGACGCCGACTCGCTGTCGCGGGCACCGCACGAGGAGATCGCGGCGCTGCTGGCTCGCACGGCCGAGCTGTCGCGGGTGGTCGGTGGTCTGCAGCTGCGAGTGGTCGAGCAGGTCGCGGCACGCTCGACCGGGCCCGCGGAGGAGGCGCTGTGTCGGCGGCTCGGGCAGCGCAGCGCAAAGGAAGCGGTCGCGCACGCGTTCGGCGTCCGCGCCGGTGACGCGCAAGGACTGCTCGCGCTGGCCGCCGCCACGACTGCGTCGGTGAGCCTGACTGGCGCCGAGCTCGCGGCTCGCTATCCCCACGTCGCGGGCGCGCTCGGCGAGGGCGCAGTGTCGGTGGCGCAGGCGCGCGCGATCGTCGGCACGCTCGAGCCGGCGGCGCCGCGCGCCGATCTGGAGCAGCTGGCGTGGGCCGAGGCGCAGCTGGTGGAGGTGGCGACCGACCCGACCGGACCGCTGGTGCCGGAGCTGCTGGTGACGCAGGCGCGCGCCTACGCGGCGCTGCTCGACCCCGATGGTGCACTGCCTGCCGACGAGCGGCTGCGGGCGATGCGCAGCGTGCGGCAACGCCAGCGCCCCGACGGCATCTGGCAGACCACGCTACTGTCTCCGCCGGAAGACGGTTCCGCGCTGAAAGCGTTCATGGACGCCTACTCCAGCCCCCGCGTGCAGGTCGCGTTCCACGACACCGACCCGGGCACCGACCCCGCCGCAGGCAGTGGCGAAGGCGACGGTGACGCGGACGGTGGCGTGGTGGATGACCGCACGCGCGAGCAGCGGCGGCACGACGCGTTCATGGCGCTGGTGCGGCAGCACGCCGCCTCCGGCACCGCGCCCACCGCTGGCGGCGAGCCGCCCACGCTCGTCTTCCACGGCAACATCGCCGCCTACACCGCCTACCTGCTCGGCACCGAGCACCCCGAGCGCACGCTCCGCATCGAGCACACCGGCGACCTCCTCCCGATCGAGACCGTCGACCGGCTGCTGTGCTCCGCGCAGGTGCAGCACAGCGTCGTCGACGAGACCGGCCACGTGCTCGCGCTCGGCCGCACCCAACGCCTCTTCAGTCGCGCCCAGCACCGCGCGCTCGCCATCCGCGACCGCGGCTGCCGCGTCAAGGGCTGCGGCATGCCCGTCGCCTGGACCGAAGCCCACCACATCATCTGGTGGCAGCACGGCGGCGACACCGACATCGACAACGGCATTCTCGTCTGCAGCTACCACCACCACGAGATCCACGCCGGCCGCCTCCACGTCGAACGCGCAGGAGACCAGCCCGGCAGCTGGCGCATCGTCGCAGCACTCCGACCACCAGACCGCTACGCACGCACGACACGCGCCCCGGCCACCGCTGGCGCGATCACCGCCGCGAGCAACGGCCCAGTGCCGCGGTACGAGCGGATCATCGAGCGGTCGGTAGACGATGCGGCGGCACCGCACCACGTGCGGGCGCAGGGCGGCCGGAGCCCGCGGGATGCCGCTCCGCGAGTCGCGGGCGCTCGGCATCGTCGACGGATCCCCAGCCTGGTCGAGGCGTCAGTCGGGCATCGCCTGCACGTCCGAGGCACCCGCGGACGCGCGCTGGCGGCATGCGATCACCTGCCTCGGGCACGGATCGTCATGCGGCGATGA
- a CDS encoding FAD-dependent oxidoreductase: MHEAVERTERTERTERLERLERDCVVVGGGPAGLMLGLLLARGGVRVTVLEQHGDFLHDFRGDTIHPSTQEVLHELGLLDRFLARPHADLPRVRLSFSGRDLVLADFTRLPTERKAVAFMPQWDFLDLLAEAGGEHTGFSLRMRTAGTALLHDGERIAGVVAEGPDGPVEIRAKLTVLADGRDSALRTAAGLTPVGARSAIDVLWFRLPRAADEQLPFLLAGDGAVLSIPRGDFYQCAHIVRKDAWRADEASLEAMRRRVGLLAPVFRQRMSALRLDEVRVLHVRIERLERWYRDGLLAIGDAAHAMSPAGGVGINLAIQDAVAAANALVPRLRRARPTPALLRGIQRRRERPARMTQAFQRRLETVLARLAEPGERVPVPVPLRVLQHLPALRHVMGRFIGIGLRPEHVAR, translated from the coding sequence ATGCATGAGGCTGTCGAGCGCACCGAGCGCACCGAGCGCACCGAGCGGCTCGAGCGGCTCGAGCGCGACTGCGTCGTCGTGGGCGGGGGACCGGCCGGGCTCATGCTCGGCCTGCTGCTGGCACGCGGCGGGGTGCGCGTGACCGTGCTGGAGCAGCACGGCGACTTCCTGCACGACTTCCGCGGCGACACGATCCACCCCTCGACCCAGGAGGTGCTGCACGAGCTCGGCCTGCTGGATCGCTTCCTCGCGCGCCCGCACGCGGATCTGCCGCGAGTGAGGCTGTCGTTCTCGGGCCGCGACCTCGTGCTCGCGGACTTCACGCGGCTGCCGACCGAGCGCAAAGCAGTCGCCTTCATGCCGCAGTGGGACTTCCTCGACCTGCTCGCCGAGGCCGGCGGCGAGCACACCGGCTTCTCGCTCCGCATGCGCACCGCTGGCACAGCACTGCTGCATGACGGCGAACGCATCGCGGGCGTCGTCGCCGAGGGCCCCGATGGGCCGGTCGAGATCCGGGCGAAGCTCACGGTGCTGGCCGACGGGCGCGACTCCGCGCTCCGCACCGCAGCGGGCCTGACGCCGGTGGGAGCGAGGAGCGCGATCGATGTGCTGTGGTTCCGCCTGCCGCGAGCCGCCGACGAGCAGCTGCCGTTCCTGCTGGCCGGCGACGGCGCGGTGCTCTCGATCCCACGCGGCGACTTCTACCAGTGCGCCCACATCGTGCGGAAGGATGCCTGGCGCGCCGACGAGGCCTCTCTCGAGGCGATGCGGCGCAGGGTCGGGCTGCTGGCTCCGGTGTTCCGGCAGCGGATGTCGGCGCTGCGGCTCGACGAGGTGCGGGTGCTGCACGTGCGCATCGAGCGTCTCGAGCGCTGGTATCGCGACGGACTCCTCGCGATCGGCGACGCCGCGCACGCGATGTCGCCGGCCGGCGGCGTGGGCATCAACCTCGCGATCCAGGATGCGGTCGCCGCCGCGAACGCGCTCGTCCCGCGCCTGCGCCGCGCGCGACCGACTCCGGCGCTGCTGCGCGGCATCCAGCGTCGTCGAGAACGACCGGCCCGCATGACGCAGGCGTTCCAGCGTCGTCTCGAGACGGTGCTCGCGCGACTGGCCGAGCCGGGCGAGCGCGTGCCGGTGCCGGTGCCGCTGCGCGTGCTGCAGCACCTGCCTGCGCTGCGGCACGTGATGGGCCGCTTCATCGGCATCGGGCTCCGACCGGAGCACGTCGCGCGATAG
- the pyrR gene encoding bifunctional pyr operon transcriptional regulator/uracil phosphoribosyltransferase PyrR gives MTNAPARTVLGPDEIARALTRIAHEILEANHGADDLILLGIPTRGVHLAARLADRLSEITGEDFAARTGALDITMHRDDLRARPTRASHPTHIPADGIDDRVVVLVDDVLYSGRTIRAALDALSDLGRPRAVRLAVLVDRGHRELPIRADSVGKNLPSARSEHVSILLDEVDGRDAVLIQDASAASGAA, from the coding sequence GTGACGAACGCGCCCGCGAGAACCGTGCTCGGCCCCGATGAGATCGCCAGGGCCCTCACCCGCATCGCCCACGAGATCCTCGAGGCGAATCACGGCGCAGACGATCTCATCCTGCTCGGCATCCCCACGCGCGGCGTGCATCTCGCGGCGCGGCTCGCCGATCGGCTGAGCGAGATCACGGGCGAGGACTTCGCCGCACGCACGGGCGCGCTCGACATCACGATGCACCGCGACGATCTGCGCGCGCGCCCGACTCGCGCGTCGCACCCCACGCACATCCCCGCCGACGGCATCGACGATCGTGTCGTCGTCCTCGTCGACGACGTGCTCTACTCCGGCCGCACGATCCGGGCCGCGCTCGATGCGCTCTCGGATCTCGGCCGCCCGCGTGCCGTGCGGCTCGCGGTGCTCGTCGACCGCGGCCACCGTGAGCTGCCGATCCGCGCCGACTCCGTGGGCAAGAACCTGCCGAGCGCGCGCAGCGAGCACGTCTCGATCCTGCTCGACGAGGTCGACGGTCGGGATGCCGTGCTGATCCAGGACGCCTCGGCCGCGAGCGGCGCCGCATGA
- a CDS encoding aspartate carbamoyltransferase catalytic subunit, which translates to MKHLLTAGMPRDEAIALLDLAEDMHQIQDRELKKLPALRGRTVVNLFFEDSTRTRSSFEIAGKWLSADVINVSGKGSSASKGESLRDTGLTIAAMGVDGVVVRSGSSGAPALLADWIGRPVVNAGDGTHEHPTQALLDAFALRRRIHGDAARGRGLDGVRVAVVGDIAHSRVARSNALLLPALGAEVTLVGPPSLLPLPAADGKRLGVRAETSLDRVLAEQPDALMLLRVQLERQAGKVAPSAAEYITGWSLTDERLARIPKTQIMHPGPMNRGLELSSRAADSDASTVLEQVTAGVSVRMAVLYSLLASDQGGSR; encoded by the coding sequence ATGAAGCACCTGCTGACCGCGGGCATGCCCCGCGACGAGGCGATCGCGCTGCTCGACCTCGCCGAGGACATGCATCAGATCCAGGATCGCGAGCTGAAGAAGCTGCCGGCGCTGCGAGGTCGCACGGTCGTGAACCTGTTCTTCGAGGACTCGACCCGCACGCGCTCGTCGTTCGAGATCGCCGGCAAGTGGCTCTCGGCCGACGTCATCAACGTCTCGGGCAAGGGCTCGAGCGCATCGAAGGGCGAGTCGCTGCGCGACACCGGCCTGACGATCGCGGCCATGGGCGTCGACGGCGTCGTGGTGCGCTCCGGCTCATCCGGCGCTCCGGCGCTGCTCGCCGACTGGATCGGGCGCCCGGTCGTCAATGCCGGCGACGGCACGCACGAGCATCCGACGCAGGCGCTGCTCGACGCCTTCGCGCTGCGCCGCCGGATCCACGGCGACGCCGCTCGAGGCAGAGGGCTCGACGGGGTGCGGGTGGCCGTCGTCGGCGACATCGCCCACTCGCGCGTCGCGCGCTCCAACGCGCTGCTGCTGCCGGCGCTCGGCGCCGAGGTGACCCTCGTCGGCCCGCCCTCGCTGCTGCCGCTCCCCGCTGCAGATGGCAAGCGGCTCGGCGTGCGCGCCGAGACCAGCCTCGATCGCGTGCTCGCCGAGCAGCCGGACGCCCTGATGCTGCTGCGCGTGCAGCTCGAGCGGCAGGCGGGCAAGGTCGCGCCGAGCGCGGCCGAGTACATCACCGGCTGGTCGCTCACCGACGAGCGCCTCGCGCGCATCCCGAAGACGCAGATCATGCACCCCGGCCCCATGAACCGCGGCCTCGAGCTCTCGAGCCGTGCCGCCGACAGCGACGCGTCGACCGTGCTCGAGCAGGTCACCGCCGGCGTCTCGGTGCGCATGGCCGTGCTCTACTCGCTGCTGGCATCCGACCAGGGAGGCTCACGATGA
- a CDS encoding dihydroorotase: MTTTQPRTTLLTGASILGGEVRDLAIVDGAFVDPAAIDRDAAEVVDASGLIALPGLVDLHTHLRQPGGEQAETIATGVRAAAAGGYTCVFAMANTTPVADTQAVVEQVHRLGLEAGLATVRPIGAVSVGLAGERLADMGMLAGSAARVTVFSDDGHCVADAELMRRALEHAASLGAVIAQHAQDPALTRGSVMHESPLAAELGLTGWPSVAEASIVARDAMLAEATGARLHVCHVSTVETVEVVRAAKARGIAITAEVTPHHLLLTEELVRGYDGRFKVNPPLRADRDVRALREALADGTIDIVATDHAPHTPEAKQTAFADAAFGMVGLETALSVVQQACVETGLLDWADVARVMSTAPAAIGSEPGYDAPLEIGSPAHLVLVDAAARSTVEIASLHGRSTNSPFLGTELPGRVLHVWHGGRRTVDGGAIVDQRAQAAEVRA; the protein is encoded by the coding sequence ATGACCACGACGCAGCCCCGAACCACGCTCCTGACGGGCGCCTCGATCCTGGGCGGGGAGGTGCGCGACCTCGCGATCGTCGACGGCGCCTTCGTCGACCCCGCGGCCATTGATCGCGATGCCGCCGAGGTCGTGGATGCATCCGGCCTCATCGCGCTGCCCGGCCTGGTCGACCTGCACACGCACCTGCGCCAGCCCGGCGGCGAGCAGGCGGAGACCATCGCCACCGGCGTGCGCGCCGCAGCCGCCGGCGGCTACACGTGCGTCTTCGCGATGGCGAACACGACGCCCGTCGCGGACACGCAGGCTGTGGTCGAGCAGGTGCACCGACTGGGCCTGGAGGCCGGTCTCGCGACCGTGCGACCGATCGGCGCCGTGAGCGTCGGGCTCGCGGGGGAGCGGCTGGCCGACATGGGCATGCTCGCGGGCAGCGCGGCACGGGTCACGGTCTTCAGCGACGACGGCCACTGCGTCGCCGACGCCGAGCTCATGCGCCGCGCGCTCGAGCATGCGGCGTCGCTGGGCGCCGTGATCGCGCAGCACGCGCAGGATCCCGCGCTCACCCGCGGCTCCGTGATGCATGAGAGCCCGCTGGCGGCCGAGCTCGGCCTCACCGGGTGGCCGTCGGTCGCGGAGGCGTCGATCGTGGCGCGCGACGCAATGCTCGCCGAGGCGACGGGCGCGCGGCTGCATGTCTGCCACGTGTCGACCGTCGAGACCGTCGAGGTCGTGCGCGCCGCCAAGGCGCGCGGCATCGCAATCACCGCAGAGGTCACGCCGCACCACCTGCTGCTCACCGAGGAGCTCGTGCGCGGCTACGACGGCCGCTTCAAGGTCAACCCGCCGCTGCGCGCCGACCGCGACGTGCGGGCGCTGCGCGAGGCCCTCGCCGACGGCACGATCGACATCGTCGCGACCGACCACGCCCCGCACACCCCGGAGGCCAAGCAGACGGCGTTCGCGGATGCCGCCTTCGGCATGGTCGGACTCGAGACGGCGCTGAGCGTGGTGCAGCAGGCCTGCGTGGAGACCGGGCTGCTGGACTGGGCCGATGTCGCACGGGTGATGTCGACCGCGCCGGCCGCGATCGGCAGCGAGCCCGGGTACGACGCCCCGCTCGAGATCGGCTCGCCGGCGCACCTCGTGCTCGTCGACGCGGCCGCGCGCAGCACGGTCGAGATCGCCAGCCTGCATGGCCGCTCGACCAACTCGCCCTTCCTGGGCACCGAGCTGCCCGGTCGGGTCCTGCACGTCTGGCATGGCGGCCGGCGCACCGTCGACGGCGGAGCGATCGTCGACCAGCGCGCACAGGCCGCGGAGGTGCGTGCATGA
- the carA gene encoding glutamine-hydrolyzing carbamoyl-phosphate synthase small subunit: protein MTAASTPAGPAALVLEDGTIFRGTAYGATGQALGEAVFATGMTGYQETLTDPSYAGQIVVQTSPHIGITGVNKEDDESRRMWPTGYVLRAASRITSNWRSEEPLGAQLERDGVVGIAGVDTRAITRRLRNVGAMRAGVFSGDALTSDEAMLSAVRESPAMAGRSLAADVSTREPYRLEALTDSIGTLAVLDLGVKASTLTYLREQGFDVVVLPQDSTLEEVLSHQPVAAFYSNGPGDPAASDAQVELLQGLLREELPFFGICFGNQLLGRALGFGTYKLPFGHRGINQPVLDIATGRVEITSQNHGFAVDAVAGDELVSPTGFGRVEVSHVSLNDRVVEGLRALDIPAFSVQYHPESAAGPNDARHMFDQFRQLVLAKKGA from the coding sequence ATGACCGCAGCATCCACACCCGCCGGGCCCGCGGCGCTCGTCCTCGAGGACGGCACGATCTTCCGCGGCACCGCGTACGGCGCCACCGGGCAGGCGCTCGGCGAGGCCGTCTTCGCGACCGGCATGACCGGGTACCAGGAGACGCTCACCGACCCGAGCTACGCCGGCCAGATCGTCGTGCAGACGTCGCCGCACATCGGCATCACCGGCGTGAACAAGGAGGACGACGAGTCCCGCCGCATGTGGCCGACGGGCTACGTCCTGCGCGCCGCCAGCCGGATCACGTCGAACTGGCGCTCTGAGGAGCCGCTCGGCGCGCAGCTCGAGCGCGACGGCGTCGTCGGCATCGCCGGCGTCGACACGCGCGCCATCACCCGCCGCCTGCGCAACGTGGGCGCGATGCGCGCCGGCGTGTTCTCGGGCGACGCGCTCACGAGCGACGAGGCGATGCTCTCCGCCGTGCGCGAGAGCCCTGCCATGGCCGGTCGCAGCCTCGCCGCGGACGTCAGCACCCGGGAGCCCTACCGCTTGGAGGCGCTCACCGACTCGATCGGCACGCTCGCGGTGCTCGACCTCGGCGTGAAGGCCTCGACGCTCACCTACCTGCGTGAGCAGGGCTTCGACGTCGTGGTGCTGCCGCAGGACTCGACGCTCGAGGAGGTGCTCTCGCACCAGCCTGTCGCCGCGTTCTACTCGAACGGTCCCGGCGACCCGGCCGCCTCCGACGCGCAGGTCGAGCTGCTGCAGGGTCTGCTGCGCGAGGAGCTGCCGTTCTTCGGCATCTGCTTCGGCAACCAGCTGCTCGGGCGCGCCCTGGGCTTCGGCACCTACAAGCTGCCCTTCGGTCACCGCGGCATCAACCAGCCGGTGCTCGACATCGCGACCGGCAGGGTCGAGATCACCAGCCAGAACCACGGCTTCGCGGTCGACGCCGTCGCGGGCGACGAGCTCGTCAGCCCGACCGGCTTCGGCCGCGTCGAGGTGAGCCACGTGTCGCTCAACGACCGGGTGGTCGAGGGTCTCCGCGCGCTCGACATCCCCGCCTTCAGCGTGCAGTACCACCCGGAGTCCGCGGCAGGGCCGAACGACGCCCGCCACATGTTCGATCAGTTCCGCCAGCTGGTGCTGGCGAAGAAGGGGGCCTGA